A single Elaeis guineensis isolate ETL-2024a chromosome 15, EG11, whole genome shotgun sequence DNA region contains:
- the LOC140853973 gene encoding uncharacterized protein: MGDREGETLANMAARTRGARGARLSSRGADNQPAERAPDALATQADIAGVCQVVAQLIQQQAQTAPRPSLSMESYYERFRRLNPPLFEGGSDPMAAETWIREMKKMFDALQYPENVKVRLAIPMLKGNTEFWWTAIKAAYGNNDDQLTWKEFKEIFYDQYFSGTMRLVKENEFLALKQKDDMTVLEYANKFNELGRFCPQLMKF, from the coding sequence atgGGCGATAGGGAAGGCGAGACTTTGGCAAATATGGCCgctaggacaagaggagcaagaGGAGCAAGACTGTCGTCACGAGGAGCTGACAATCAACCAGCTGAGCGAGCTCCTGACGCACTGGCCACACAGGCGGACATTGCCggtgtatgtcaagtggtggctcagcttattcagcagcaggcacagactgctcctcgaccgtcattatctatggagtcatactatgagagattcagaaggctcaacccacctctatttgagggtggatctgatcctatggctgcagagacatggattcgagagatgaaaaagatgtttgatgccctgcaataccctgagaatgtgaaggtccgaTTAGCCATCCCTATGTTAAAAGGAAATAccgagttttggtggactgcaataaaagctgcctatgggaacaatgatgatcagctcacttggaaagaattcaaagagatattttatgaccAGTACTTTTCGGGGACAATGAGgttggtaaaagaaaatgagtttctagccttaaagcaaaaggatgatatgacggtgctagaatatgctaacaagtttaatgagctaggccgcttctgcccTCAACTTATGAAATTCtaa